Proteins encoded within one genomic window of Streptomyces profundus:
- a CDS encoding ATP-binding protein, which yields MLTSEETGTQRRGHSWLLTARREDLARFRRLASLAMREWGQPPRVTEVVLHGVTELLSNVARHVPDPRCRLELALDEDTVRVSVLDRSRTLPTITLPDWTAEAGRGLWLLREMADDLGFEPVDEGKRVWVTVRGDDSGHL from the coding sequence ATGCTTACCAGCGAGGAAACAGGCACCCAACGTCGCGGCCACAGCTGGCTGTTGACCGCCCGGCGGGAGGATCTCGCCCGGTTCAGGCGGCTGGCCTCGCTGGCGATGCGCGAATGGGGGCAACCGCCCAGGGTCACGGAGGTGGTGCTGCACGGCGTCACCGAACTGCTGTCCAATGTCGCGCGCCATGTGCCGGACCCCCGCTGCCGGTTGGAGCTGGCGCTGGACGAGGACACCGTGCGGGTGAGCGTGCTGGACCGCTCCCGGACACTGCCCACGATCACGCTGCCCGACTGGACGGCCGAGGCGGGCCGTGGTCTCTGGCTGCTGCGAGAGATGGCGGACGACCTCGGGTTCGAGCCGGTCGACGAGGGCAAGCGCGTCTGGGTCACGGTGCGCGGCGACGACTCCGGCCACCTCTGA
- a CDS encoding Tex family protein, with the protein MNEPVAGRSIEGRIAEELGVREGQVRAAVELLDGGSTVPFIARYRKEVTGTLDDTQLRALEERLRYLRELSERREAILESIRSQGKLDEALAARIAAADTKARLEDIYLPYKPKRRTKAQIAREAGLEPLADGLLADPAVAPPAAAAAFVDAERGVADADAALAGARAILTERFGEDADLLGELRERMWRGGRLVSRVREGKEEAGAKFADYFAFAEPFAELPSHRVLAMFRGEKEDVLELTLEPEAGADETGPSAFERAIAHRFGVADRGRPADAWLAETVRWAWRTRILVHLGIDLRTRLRTGAEDEAVAVFAANLRDLLLAAPAGTRATMGLDPGLRTGVKVAVVDATGKIAATDTIYPHAPQRRWADSLDRLAALVAEHGVELIAIGNGTASRETDKLAGELIARVGESRLTRMVVSEAGASVYSASAFAAQELPDLDVSLRGAVSIARRLQDPLAELVKIDPRSIGVGQYQHDLSEVKLSRSLDAVVEDCVNGVGVDVNTASVPLLSRVSGIGATLAENIVTHRDAHGPFTGRRALKQVPRLGPKAFEQCAGFLRVRDGDDPLDASAVHPEAYPVVRRMVKATGGEVAALLGNASALRALRPADFVDDTFGLPTVTDIIGELEKPGRDPRPAFRTARFKEGVEALKDLAPGMVLEGVVSNVAAFGAFVDVGVHQDGLVHVSAMSRKFVSDPREVVKPGDIVTVKVLDVDIPRKRISLTLRLDDEAAPAGRSGGPDGERGAAPRQRDRRGGGAPRGGGGGGQRGGGQRGGGGGGQRKGAAPPANSAMADALRRAGLVNRDRGGR; encoded by the coding sequence GTGAACGAGCCTGTCGCAGGCCGGTCCATCGAGGGCAGGATCGCCGAGGAGCTGGGCGTCCGGGAAGGACAGGTGAGGGCGGCCGTCGAACTGCTCGACGGCGGCTCGACGGTGCCGTTCATCGCCCGCTACCGCAAGGAGGTCACCGGCACCCTCGACGACACCCAGCTCCGGGCGCTGGAGGAACGGCTGCGCTATCTGCGGGAGTTGTCCGAGCGCCGGGAGGCCATCCTGGAGTCCATCCGCTCCCAGGGCAAGCTGGACGAGGCCCTCGCCGCGCGGATCGCCGCCGCCGACACCAAGGCCAGGCTGGAGGACATCTACCTCCCCTACAAGCCCAAGCGGCGCACCAAGGCCCAGATCGCCCGCGAGGCGGGGCTCGAACCGCTGGCCGACGGGCTGCTCGCCGATCCGGCGGTGGCGCCGCCGGCCGCCGCCGCGGCCTTCGTCGACGCCGAGCGGGGCGTCGCCGACGCCGACGCGGCCCTCGCCGGCGCCCGCGCCATCCTCACCGAGCGCTTCGGCGAGGACGCCGACCTCCTCGGCGAGCTGCGGGAACGCATGTGGCGCGGCGGGCGGTTGGTGTCCCGGGTCAGGGAGGGCAAGGAGGAGGCCGGCGCCAAGTTCGCCGACTACTTCGCGTTCGCCGAGCCGTTCGCCGAACTGCCGTCGCATCGGGTGCTGGCCATGTTCCGGGGTGAGAAGGAGGACGTCCTTGAGCTGACGTTGGAGCCCGAGGCGGGCGCCGACGAGACGGGCCCCTCCGCGTTCGAGCGCGCCATCGCCCACCGCTTCGGCGTGGCGGACCGGGGCCGGCCCGCCGACGCCTGGCTCGCCGAGACGGTTCGCTGGGCCTGGCGCACCCGCATCCTGGTGCACCTCGGCATCGATCTGCGCACCCGCCTGCGCACCGGGGCCGAGGACGAGGCGGTGGCCGTCTTCGCCGCCAACCTCAGGGACCTGCTGCTGGCCGCCCCCGCCGGCACCCGCGCCACCATGGGCCTCGACCCGGGGCTGCGCACCGGCGTCAAGGTCGCCGTCGTCGACGCCACGGGCAAGATCGCGGCCACCGACACGATCTACCCCCACGCCCCGCAGCGCCGGTGGGCGGACTCCCTGGACCGGCTGGCCGCCTTGGTCGCCGAGCACGGCGTCGAGCTGATCGCCATCGGCAACGGCACCGCCTCCCGCGAGACGGACAAGCTGGCCGGCGAGTTGATCGCCAGGGTCGGCGAGTCCCGGCTGACCCGCATGGTGGTCTCCGAGGCGGGCGCCTCGGTGTACTCCGCCTCCGCCTTCGCCGCCCAGGAGCTGCCCGATCTCGATGTGTCGCTCCGGGGCGCCGTGTCGATCGCCCGTCGTCTCCAGGACCCGCTGGCCGAGTTGGTCAAGATCGATCCCCGGTCGATCGGCGTCGGTCAGTACCAGCACGACCTCTCCGAGGTGAAGCTCTCCCGCTCGCTGGACGCGGTCGTGGAGGACTGCGTCAACGGCGTGGGCGTGGACGTCAACACGGCGTCCGTGCCGCTGCTGTCCCGGGTCTCCGGCATCGGGGCCACCCTCGCGGAGAACATCGTCACCCACCGTGACGCCCATGGCCCGTTCACCGGCCGCAGGGCGCTCAAGCAGGTGCCCAGGCTCGGCCCCAAGGCCTTCGAGCAGTGCGCCGGCTTCCTGCGCGTCCGCGACGGCGACGACCCGTTGGACGCCTCCGCGGTGCACCCGGAGGCGTATCCGGTGGTGCGGCGGATGGTCAAGGCCACGGGGGGCGAGGTCGCCGCGCTGCTGGGCAACGCCTCGGCCCTGCGCGCCCTGCGGCCGGCCGACTTCGTCGACGACACCTTCGGGCTGCCCACCGTCACCGACATCATCGGCGAGTTGGAGAAGCCCGGCAGGGATCCGCGCCCCGCCTTCCGCACCGCGCGCTTCAAGGAGGGCGTCGAGGCGCTGAAGGACCTGGCGCCCGGCATGGTCCTGGAGGGCGTGGTGTCCAACGTCGCGGCCTTCGGCGCCTTTGTCGACGTCGGCGTGCACCAGGACGGGCTGGTCCATGTCTCGGCCATGTCGCGGAAGTTCGTCTCCGACCCGCGCGAGGTCGTCAAGCCGGGGGACATCGTCACGGTGAAGGTGCTGGACGTCGACATCCCGCGCAAGCGGATCTCGTTGACGTTGCGTCTCGACGACGAGGCCGCCCCCGCCGGCCGCTCGGGCGGCCCCGACGGCGAGCGCGGCGCGGCCCCCCGGCAGCGGGACCGCCGGGGCGGCGGCGCCCCGCGCGGCGGTGGTGGCGGTGGCCAGCGCGGCGGCGGTCAGCGCGGTGGTGGTGGCGGTGGGCAGCGCAAGGGCGCGGCTCCGCCGGCCAACAGCGCGATGGCGGACGCGCTGCGACGCGCCGGGCTGGTCAACCGCGATCGCGGCGGGCGCTGA
- a CDS encoding acyl-ACP desaturase: MRTGDHVTLDSAHPTGRSGGWTDARLIYALEEVVETELNRHLKVAKDWMPHEYVPWSQGRDFDGPLGGEPWSLDQSKVTDVGRTALVVNLLTEDNLPSYHHEIASIFGREGAWGTWVHRWTAEEGRHGIVLRDYLLTTRAVDPVQLENFRMAHMSEGFESDNQHSMLHSVAYVAFQELATRISHRNTGHESGDPLCDRLLARIATDENLHMVFYRNLLRAAFEIAPDQTMQAVRDVVVDFRMPGHGIPGFERAAARMAIGGIYNLRIHLDDVIQPVLRYLKVMEITGLSPEGLKAQDELGSFLGGLDAEARVFDERLAARRARIEARAARQG, encoded by the coding sequence ATGCGCACGGGAGATCATGTGACGCTCGACTCAGCCCATCCCACCGGCAGATCTGGCGGCTGGACCGACGCCCGATTGATTTACGCGTTGGAGGAGGTCGTCGAGACCGAGTTGAACCGCCACCTCAAGGTGGCGAAGGACTGGATGCCGCACGAGTACGTGCCATGGAGCCAGGGCCGCGACTTCGACGGTCCGCTCGGGGGCGAGCCCTGGTCCCTCGACCAGTCGAAGGTGACCGACGTCGGCCGTACCGCGCTGGTGGTCAACCTGCTGACCGAGGACAACCTGCCCAGCTACCACCACGAGATCGCCTCGATCTTCGGCCGGGAGGGCGCCTGGGGCACGTGGGTGCACCGCTGGACCGCCGAGGAGGGGCGGCACGGCATCGTGCTGCGTGACTATCTCCTCACCACGCGTGCGGTGGACCCGGTCCAGCTGGAGAACTTCCGGATGGCCCACATGTCGGAGGGCTTCGAGTCCGACAACCAGCACTCCATGCTGCACTCCGTGGCCTACGTAGCCTTCCAGGAGCTCGCCACCCGTATATCGCACCGGAACACCGGCCACGAGTCGGGAGACCCCCTCTGCGACCGGCTGCTGGCCCGGATCGCCACCGACGAGAACCTGCACATGGTCTTCTACCGCAACCTGCTCCGCGCGGCCTTCGAGATCGCGCCGGACCAGACCATGCAGGCCGTGCGGGACGTGGTGGTCGACTTCCGGATGCCGGGCCACGGCATCCCCGGCTTCGAGCGGGCCGCGGCCCGGATGGCCATCGGCGGCATCTACAACCTGCGCATCCACCTCGATGACGTGATCCAGCCGGTGCTCCGCTACCTCAAGGTGATGGAGATCACCGGGCTGAGCCCCGAGGGGCTCAAGGCCCAGGACGAGCTGGGGTCCTTCCTGGGCGGCCTGGACGCCGAGGCCAGGGTCTTCGACGAGCGGCTCGCCGCCCGCCGGGCCCGGATCGAGGCCCGCGCCGCGCGCCAGGGCTGA
- a CDS encoding ABC-F family ATP-binding cassette domain-containing protein, protein MSFTGTTHISCHRLTFDWPDGSRLFDGLDLAIGPGRTGLIGVNGTGKSTLLKLIAGELTPLSGSVRVDGEVGCLAQHLPLDTTLRVDQVLGIDRTRAALHAIERGDAAEEHFAAVGDDWDIEERTRAILDQLGLGHVGLDRQVGRISGGESVLLRLAGLLLSGPDVLLLDEPTNNLDLRARERLYEAVRSWRGVLVVVSHDRELLERVDQIADLREGRVIRFGGTLSAYEDALAVEQEAAERTVRAAEADVRRQKRELIEAHEKLAGRARAGKKAAETAGLPKIVAGARKRAAEVSAGKHRILHEERLAEARERLTEAESAVRDDDEIRVDLPGTAVPGRRRVLTLRELELRNGTRADVEVLGPERIALVGANGAGKSTLLNTVAGLLEPVAGEADAHVPLRYLPQRLDVLDGELSIAENVHALAPTARPQQVRAQLARFLFRKDTPAQRVDTLSGGERFRATLAALMLAEPAPQLLLLDEPTNNLDLASVRQLTSALNSYQGALLVASHDLPFLRGLGITRWLAIEEGELTETGPR, encoded by the coding sequence GTGTCCTTTACCGGCACCACCCATATCTCCTGCCACCGGCTGACGTTCGACTGGCCCGACGGCAGCCGGCTCTTCGACGGCCTCGACCTGGCCATCGGCCCGGGCCGCACCGGCCTCATCGGCGTCAACGGCACCGGCAAGTCCACCCTGCTCAAGCTGATCGCCGGCGAACTCACCCCGCTCTCCGGATCGGTCCGCGTCGACGGGGAGGTCGGCTGTCTGGCGCAGCACCTCCCGCTCGACACCACGCTCCGCGTCGACCAGGTGCTCGGCATCGACCGCACGCGGGCGGCGCTGCACGCCATCGAGAGGGGCGACGCGGCCGAGGAGCACTTCGCCGCGGTCGGCGACGACTGGGACATCGAGGAGCGCACCCGCGCCATCCTCGACCAACTCGGCCTCGGACACGTCGGCCTTGACCGTCAGGTGGGGCGGATCTCCGGCGGCGAGTCGGTGCTGCTGCGACTCGCGGGGCTGCTGCTGAGCGGCCCCGACGTGCTGCTGCTCGACGAGCCCACCAACAACCTCGATCTGCGGGCCAGGGAGCGCCTCTACGAGGCGGTCAGGTCCTGGCGCGGCGTGCTGGTCGTGGTCAGCCACGACCGTGAGCTGCTGGAACGGGTCGACCAGATCGCCGATCTGCGGGAGGGGCGGGTGATCCGCTTCGGCGGCACCCTCTCCGCCTACGAGGACGCGCTCGCCGTCGAGCAGGAGGCGGCCGAGCGGACGGTGCGGGCCGCCGAGGCCGATGTCCGCCGGCAGAAGCGGGAGCTGATCGAGGCGCACGAGAAGCTGGCCGGGCGTGCCAGAGCCGGCAAGAAGGCGGCGGAGACCGCCGGGCTGCCCAAGATCGTCGCGGGGGCCAGAAAACGCGCCGCCGAGGTCTCGGCCGGCAAACACCGCATCCTGCACGAGGAGCGGCTGGCCGAGGCGAGGGAGCGCCTCACCGAGGCGGAGTCCGCGGTCAGGGACGACGACGAGATCCGCGTCGACCTGCCGGGCACCGCCGTGCCCGGCCGCCGTCGGGTGCTGACGCTGCGGGAGCTGGAGCTGCGCAACGGCACCAGGGCGGACGTCGAGGTGCTGGGTCCCGAGCGGATCGCCCTGGTCGGCGCCAACGGGGCGGGCAAGAGCACCCTGCTGAACACCGTCGCCGGCCTGCTGGAGCCGGTGGCCGGCGAGGCGGACGCCCATGTCCCGCTGCGCTATCTGCCGCAGCGGCTCGATGTGCTCGACGGCGAGCTGAGCATCGCCGAGAACGTCCACGCCCTGGCGCCCACGGCCAGGCCGCAGCAGGTGCGCGCCCAACTGGCCCGCTTCCTGTTCCGGAAGGACACCCCGGCCCAGCGGGTGGACACCCTCTCCGGGGGCGAGCGGTTCCGGGCCACGCTGGCCGCGCTGATGCTGGCCGAGCCCGCCCCGCAGCTGCTGCTGCTGGACGAGCCGACCAACAACCTCGACCTGGCGAGCGTGCGGCAGCTGACCTCGGCGCTCAACTCCTACCAGGGCGCCCTGCTGGTCGCCAGCCACGATCTGCCGTTCCTCCGTGGCCTCGGCATCACCCGCTGGCTGGCCATCGAGGAGGGGGAGTTGACGGAGACCGGGCCCCGCTGA
- a CDS encoding ABC transporter ATP-binding protein, giving the protein MALPQGPLEHRYRGEHPVRTLAYLFRDDRFRILVAVLAFIVKHSPVWLLPLVTANIIDIVVERRPIEELGTNTLVLLVVLMLNYPTHLLYVRCMHGSVRRVGTALRSALCRRMQELSIGYHSRISASALQTKVIRDVENIEVSSQQSADTGLAAIITLVGGLAVIAIRVPSALPAFVIIVPAAALLVRRLRTRLRTRNAQFRKEVEQLSTRVGEMTSLIPVTRAHGLERTALGRVDNSLSQVLRSGIRLDLLNGHFGALAWILLNAIGIGFLAGAATVSYYAWLPITAGDVVMLSTFFTTLTGSMTMLMGLAPIISKGLESVRSAGEVLQAPDLEVNAGKTRVESVKGQLRFENVTYRYEGDGPAAVVDFDLTVPPGETIALVGASGAGKSTVLNLLIGFIRPVSGRILLDGADMSTLDLRSYRRFLSVVPQESVLFEGTITENVGYGMPDVKAAEVRAALRDANALEFVERLPDGLDTVVGERGARLSGGQRQRIAIARALIRDPRVLVLDEATSALDTRSEALVQEAMDRLMRGRTVFVVAHRLSTVRNADRIVVLEHGRVSEIGGHAELLRRGGAYARLQAGQIT; this is encoded by the coding sequence ATGGCTCTTCCGCAAGGCCCCCTGGAGCATCGCTACCGGGGGGAACATCCGGTGCGGACCCTCGCCTACCTCTTCCGGGACGACCGATTCCGCATCCTGGTCGCCGTCTTGGCGTTCATCGTCAAGCACAGCCCGGTGTGGCTGCTGCCTCTGGTCACCGCCAACATCATCGACATCGTGGTGGAGCGCCGCCCCATCGAGGAGTTGGGCACCAACACCCTGGTGCTGCTGGTGGTCCTGATGCTCAACTACCCCACCCACCTGCTCTATGTGCGGTGCATGCACGGCAGCGTACGCCGCGTGGGCACGGCGCTGCGCTCCGCGCTCTGCCGCCGCATGCAGGAACTCTCCATCGGCTATCACTCCCGGATCAGCGCGAGCGCCCTTCAGACCAAGGTGATTCGGGATGTGGAGAACATCGAGGTGTCCTCCCAGCAGAGCGCCGACACCGGCCTCGCCGCCATCATCACGCTGGTCGGCGGCCTCGCGGTGATCGCGATACGGGTGCCCTCGGCGCTGCCCGCCTTTGTGATCATCGTGCCCGCCGCCGCCCTGCTGGTGCGCCGGCTGCGCACCCGACTGCGCACCAGGAACGCGCAGTTCCGCAAGGAGGTGGAGCAACTCTCCACCCGCGTCGGCGAGATGACCAGCCTGATCCCGGTCACCCGGGCCCACGGCCTGGAGCGGACGGCCCTGGGCCGGGTGGACAACTCGCTGAGCCAGGTACTGCGCTCCGGCATACGTCTCGACCTGTTGAACGGTCACTTCGGCGCGCTCGCCTGGATTCTGCTCAACGCCATCGGCATCGGCTTCCTGGCCGGCGCCGCCACCGTCTCCTACTACGCCTGGCTGCCGATCACCGCGGGCGACGTGGTGATGCTGAGCACCTTCTTCACCACCCTGACCGGCTCCATGACAATGCTGATGGGGCTGGCTCCCATCATCAGCAAGGGGCTGGAGTCCGTCCGCTCGGCCGGCGAGGTGCTCCAGGCCCCCGATCTGGAGGTCAACGCCGGCAAGACGCGGGTCGAGTCGGTCAAGGGCCAACTGCGCTTCGAGAACGTCACCTACCGCTACGAGGGCGACGGGCCGGCGGCGGTGGTGGACTTCGACCTCACCGTGCCGCCCGGCGAGACGATCGCCCTGGTGGGCGCCTCCGGGGCCGGCAAGTCCACGGTGCTCAACCTGCTGATCGGCTTCATCCGGCCGGTCTCGGGGCGCATCCTGCTGGACGGCGCCGACATGAGCACGCTCGACCTGCGCAGCTACCGCCGCTTCCTGTCGGTGGTCCCCCAGGAGTCGGTGCTCTTCGAGGGCACCATCACGGAGAACGTCGGCTACGGCATGCCGGACGTGAAGGCCGCGGAGGTCAGGGCGGCGCTGCGGGACGCCAACGCCCTGGAGTTCGTGGAACGGCTGCCCGACGGCCTGGACACGGTGGTCGGCGAGCGCGGCGCCCGGCTCTCCGGGGGGCAGCGCCAACGCATCGCCATCGCCCGGGCGTTGATCCGCGACCCGCGGGTGCTGGTGCTCGACGAGGCCACCTCGGCGCTTGACACCCGCTCGGAGGCGCTGGTGCAGGAGGCGATGGACCGGCTGATGCGCGGCCGGACGGTCTTCGTGGTGGCCCACCGCCTGTCCACCGTCCGCAACGCCGACCGGATCGTGGTGCTGGAGCACGGCCGGGTCTCGGAGATCGGCGGCCACGCCGAACTGCTCCGGCGCGGCGGCGCCTACGCCCGGCTACAGGCGGGCCAGATCACCTGA
- a CDS encoding ATP-binding protein — protein MDRSSDAPPHPAQALPVPAWQGTWRFTLPPIDSSVPQARHAIRDLLRRRAAPLSAERTHGLMLILSELVTNAVRHAALLTPEIGVEVTVDPHWAWVRVEDGHPYRPHALAASPERQRTGGRGLLLVQATAQEAGGSCGVRATAGGGKVIWAVLPLDRPTGRPATSPPPRSAP, from the coding sequence ATGGACAGGTCATCGGACGCGCCGCCGCATCCCGCCCAAGCCCTGCCCGTCCCGGCCTGGCAGGGCACCTGGCGCTTCACCCTTCCCCCCATCGACAGCTCGGTGCCCCAGGCCAGGCACGCCATCCGCGATCTGCTGCGACGCCGTGCCGCGCCGCTCTCCGCCGAGCGGACGCACGGCCTGATGCTGATCCTGTCCGAGCTGGTCACCAACGCCGTCCGGCACGCCGCCCTGCTCACCCCCGAGATCGGCGTCGAGGTGACCGTGGACCCGCACTGGGCCTGGGTGCGCGTCGAGGACGGCCACCCCTACCGACCGCACGCGCTGGCCGCCTCCCCCGAGCGACAGCGCACCGGAGGGCGCGGGCTGCTGCTGGTCCAGGCCACCGCCCAGGAGGCCGGTGGCTCCTGCGGAGTGCGGGCCACCGCCGGCGGCGGCAAGGTGATCTGGGCCGTACTCCCACTGGACCGCCCCACCGGCCGGCCCGCTACCAGCCCGCCGCCCCGGTCAGCTCCCTGA
- the idi gene encoding isopentenyl-diphosphate Delta-isomerase, with amino-acid sequence MSHRTAVSTEPILLELVDEEGRTIGTAEKLSAHQAPGRLHRAFSVFLFDGAGRLLLQRRALGKYHSPGVWSNTCCGHPLPGEAPFLAAARRTIEELGAAPSLLREAGTVRYNHPDPASGLVEQEYNHLFAGLVRASLRPAPEEIAETAFVTPDELAGLRAGSDFSAWFDTVWDAARPAIRELTGAAGW; translated from the coding sequence ATGTCCCACCGCACAGCCGTGTCGACCGAGCCGATCCTGCTCGAACTCGTCGACGAGGAGGGCCGCACCATCGGGACGGCGGAGAAGCTCTCCGCCCACCAGGCGCCGGGGCGGCTGCACCGCGCGTTCTCCGTCTTCCTCTTCGACGGTGCGGGCCGGCTGTTGTTGCAGCGCCGCGCGCTCGGCAAGTACCACTCCCCCGGCGTCTGGTCGAACACCTGCTGTGGCCATCCGCTGCCAGGCGAGGCGCCGTTCCTGGCGGCGGCCCGGCGGACGATCGAGGAGTTGGGCGCGGCGCCCAGCCTGCTGCGGGAGGCCGGCACGGTGCGGTACAACCATCCCGATCCGGCCTCAGGGCTGGTGGAGCAGGAGTACAACCATCTCTTCGCCGGGCTGGTGCGCGCGTCGTTGCGGCCCGCCCCCGAGGAGATCGCCGAGACCGCCTTCGTCACTCCGGACGAGCTGGCCGGGCTGCGGGCCGGCAGCGACTTCTCCGCCTGGTTCGACACCGTGTGGGACGCCGCTCGGCCGGCGATCAGGGAGCTGACCGGGGCGGCGGGCTGGTAG
- a CDS encoding cation diffusion facilitator family transporter has protein sequence MGAGHHHGHGGGPSGGTQGAAYRGRLWIALGIAGLLLVAELIGAAITGSLALLADAGHVATDAVGIGMALVAIHFANRPSTGERRTFGLARMEILAALLNCLLLFGVGGYILMESIEQLREPGEVPGATTLVFGVVGLALNCVSLALLMRGQRESLNVRGAFLEVLADALGSVAVIVAALVIMVTGWQRADPVASLLIALMIVPRTVKLAKEAVDVLLETAPKDLRVAEVREHILGLPGVEGVHDLHVWTITSGMPVLSAHVVVSREVLDEVGHERTLHELQHCLGDHFAVAHCTFQLEPSGHEAHEAGLCH, from the coding sequence ATGGGCGCGGGGCATCACCACGGCCACGGCGGGGGGCCGTCCGGTGGGACGCAGGGGGCCGCCTACCGCGGGCGGCTGTGGATCGCGCTTGGCATCGCCGGGCTGCTGCTGGTGGCCGAGCTGATCGGTGCCGCGATCACCGGCTCGTTGGCGCTGCTCGCGGACGCGGGGCATGTCGCGACGGACGCGGTGGGCATCGGGATGGCGCTGGTCGCGATCCACTTCGCCAACCGGCCCAGCACGGGCGAGCGGCGCACCTTCGGGCTGGCCCGGATGGAGATCCTGGCCGCGCTGCTCAACTGCCTGCTGCTCTTCGGCGTCGGCGGCTACATCCTGATGGAGTCCATCGAGCAGTTGCGGGAGCCGGGCGAGGTGCCGGGCGCCACCACGCTCGTCTTCGGTGTCGTCGGCCTGGCCCTCAACTGCGTCTCGCTGGCGCTGCTGATGCGCGGCCAGCGGGAGAGCCTGAACGTGCGCGGCGCCTTCCTTGAGGTGCTGGCGGACGCCCTGGGTTCGGTGGCGGTGATCGTGGCGGCCCTGGTGATCATGGTCACCGGGTGGCAGCGGGCGGATCCGGTCGCCTCGCTGCTGATCGCGCTGATGATCGTGCCGCGCACCGTCAAGCTCGCCAAGGAGGCCGTGGACGTGCTGCTGGAGACGGCGCCCAAGGACCTGCGGGTGGCCGAGGTGCGGGAGCACATCCTGGGGCTGCCCGGCGTCGAGGGCGTGCACGACCTCCATGTGTGGACGATCACCTCCGGGATGCCGGTTCTCTCCGCCCATGTCGTGGTCAGCCGCGAGGTGTTGGACGAGGTGGGGCACGAGCGGACGCTGCACGAGCTGCAACACTGCCTGGGCGACCACTTCGCGGTGGCGCACTGCACCTTCCAGCTCGAACCCTCGGGCCACGAGGCCCACGAAGCGGGCCTCTGCCACTGA
- the galE gene encoding UDP-glucose 4-epimerase GalE: protein MTWLITGGAGYIGAHVVHAMIASGERVVVLDDLSSGVAERLPAEVPVVRGSVSDGAVVAGALAAHEVTGVVHLAARKRVPESVAEPLLYYRENVGGLVTLLEAMAAAGVRRLVFSSSAAVYGSPDVALVTEETPCRPVNPYGETKLAGEWLVRAAGRAGGLETVCLRYFNVAGAARPEWADRGAANVIPLFFERISAGLPPVIFGDDYPTPDGTCVRDYVHVADLAEAHLAAARALERSAPGGPGGDLTVNVGTGRGVSVRELADLVGEVTGRPELAPVVAERRAGDPARVVASAELAGLRLGFAARHDLREMVASAWDGWCHRAEAAPRAG from the coding sequence ATGACCTGGCTGATCACCGGCGGTGCCGGATACATCGGGGCCCATGTCGTGCACGCGATGATCGCGAGCGGGGAGCGCGTCGTGGTGCTGGACGATCTCTCCTCGGGGGTGGCCGAGCGGCTGCCGGCCGAGGTGCCGGTGGTGCGCGGCTCCGTGTCGGACGGTGCGGTGGTGGCCGGGGCGCTGGCCGCGCACGAGGTCACCGGCGTGGTGCATCTGGCCGCCCGCAAGCGGGTCCCCGAGTCGGTCGCCGAGCCGCTGCTCTACTACCGGGAGAACGTCGGCGGCCTGGTCACCCTGCTGGAGGCGATGGCCGCCGCCGGGGTGCGGCGGCTGGTCTTCTCCTCGTCGGCCGCGGTCTACGGCTCGCCGGATGTCGCGCTGGTCACGGAGGAGACGCCGTGCCGGCCGGTCAATCCGTATGGCGAGACCAAGCTGGCCGGCGAGTGGCTGGTGCGGGCCGCCGGCCGGGCCGGGGGGCTGGAGACGGTCTGTCTGCGCTATTTCAACGTGGCGGGCGCGGCCAGGCCCGAGTGGGCGGATCGGGGCGCGGCCAACGTCATCCCGCTGTTCTTCGAGCGGATCAGCGCGGGGCTGCCGCCGGTGATCTTCGGCGACGACTATCCGACCCCCGACGGCACCTGTGTGCGGGACTACGTGCATGTGGCGGATCTGGCCGAGGCGCATCTGGCGGCGGCCAGAGCGCTGGAGCGGTCCGCGCCCGGCGGGCCCGGCGGCGATCTGACGGTCAACGTCGGCACCGGGCGGGGGGTTTCGGTGCGGGAGCTGGCCGATCTTGTGGGCGAGGTGACGGGGCGGCCCGAGTTGGCGCCGGTCGTCGCCGAGCGGCGGGCCGGGGATCCGGCCCGGGTGGTCGCCTCGGCCGAGCTGGCGGGGCTGCGGCTGGGCTTCGCCGCCAGGCACGACCTGCGGGAGATGGTGGCCTCGGCCTGGGACGGGTGGTGCCACCGCGCCGAGGCCGCTCCGCGGGCTGGGTAG